From the genome of Polyangiaceae bacterium, one region includes:
- a CDS encoding polyphosphate kinase 2 family protein, with amino-acid sequence MGIVTYDKTGERVKLSDASEDPPKHVSRDEAQKELADLGDELFTLQDLLWGARTHAVLVVLQGRDTAGKDGAIKHVAGFLNPRGVHVTSFGVPTSEEREHDFLWRIHRNTPRLGEFAIFNRSHYEDVLVVRVHDLAPKEIWGERFGHIRDFEELLVEHRTIVLKFFLHISKDEQKKRLLEREQDPRTAWKLNAGDWQERELWDEYTEAYEDAISRTATKRAPWRIVPADAKWYRNLVIARAIVEELRPYKKIWQEKLDRVGADKKAELDAYRKSRG; translated from the coding sequence GTGGGGATCGTAACGTACGACAAAACGGGTGAACGAGTCAAACTGTCGGATGCATCCGAGGATCCGCCGAAGCATGTTTCGCGGGACGAGGCGCAAAAGGAGCTCGCCGACCTTGGGGATGAGCTTTTCACGTTGCAGGATTTGCTCTGGGGCGCGCGTACGCACGCGGTGCTCGTCGTGCTGCAAGGGCGCGATACCGCGGGAAAAGATGGCGCCATCAAACACGTCGCCGGTTTTTTGAACCCGCGCGGTGTGCACGTGACGTCGTTCGGCGTTCCCACGTCGGAAGAGCGGGAGCACGATTTCTTGTGGCGTATTCATCGAAATACGCCGCGTCTCGGCGAATTCGCCATTTTTAATCGATCGCATTACGAAGACGTACTCGTCGTACGTGTTCACGACTTGGCGCCCAAAGAAATCTGGGGCGAACGATTCGGGCACATTCGCGACTTCGAAGAATTGCTCGTCGAGCATCGCACCATCGTGCTGAAGTTTTTCCTGCACATCAGCAAAGACGAGCAAAAAAAGCGGCTGCTCGAACGGGAACAAGATCCACGCACCGCCTGGAAGCTCAACGCCGGCGACTGGCAAGAACGCGAGCTGTGGGACGAGTACACCGAAGCGTACGAAGATGCCATTTCCCGCACGGCCACCAAACGTGCCCCGTGGAGGATCGTTCCAGCGGACGCGAAATGGTATCGCAATCTCGTCATCGCGCGCGCGATCGTCGAAGAATTGCGTCCGTACAAAAAGATTTGGCAGGAAAAACTCGACCGGGTTGGAGCCGATAAAAAAGCGGAGCTCGACGCATATCGCAAGAGCAGGGGGTGA
- a CDS encoding addiction module protein produces the protein MTALARKLLDQALDLPDDERLAIASALLESVEGEVDPGWEEAWVKEAQRRDAMARASGEPLAEWSEVRERVLRRLATR, from the coding sequence ATGACTGCTCTCGCACGCAAGCTGCTCGATCAGGCACTCGACCTTCCCGATGATGAACGTCTTGCGATCGCGTCGGCCCTCCTCGAGAGCGTCGAGGGAGAAGTGGATCCAGGTTGGGAAGAGGCGTGGGTAAAAGAGGCTCAACGACGTGATGCAATGGCCAGGGCGTCTGGCGAGCCGCTGGCCGAATGGTCGGAGGTGCGCGAGCGCGTCCTCCGACGTCTTGCAACTCGATGA
- a CDS encoding esterase-like activity of phytase family protein yields the protein MTTRKAASIFAFSCVCLLAGCSRKPDTAMPSGGRIVNVQVLDLPGLSGLARDDASSLFAVPEDIRVLVELSAGGAEQHRYRVSGVPEGVEFESLAWLGKGRFAIGTEGGCKDGSEHVLVVEREGDGAKVVRDIAMPLRAWGAECDDKRGVEGLCAAGGKLIAAIENPLSGKNDERFAAIARIDEQTGEVTAYRLTLTTTTGKIAGLDCREKDGAIEVLAIERHFEVSRLLSFTVPLGGAAEEAPRTARVVMDLFPYANGGKRNFEGVVWLDDRRAMLVVDNKYGSVTGPNEMVEVDLAGK from the coding sequence ATGACCACTCGAAAGGCCGCGTCGATCTTCGCGTTTTCGTGCGTTTGTCTGCTCGCTGGGTGTTCGCGCAAGCCCGACACGGCGATGCCTTCGGGCGGGCGCATCGTGAACGTGCAGGTGCTCGATCTGCCAGGTTTGTCCGGGCTAGCCCGCGATGACGCAAGCTCGCTGTTTGCCGTCCCCGAGGATATACGCGTGCTCGTCGAGCTTTCCGCGGGCGGTGCCGAGCAGCATCGGTATCGCGTGAGTGGCGTGCCCGAGGGCGTCGAATTCGAGTCGCTCGCGTGGCTCGGCAAAGGTCGCTTCGCGATTGGCACCGAGGGAGGATGCAAAGACGGCAGCGAGCATGTGCTCGTCGTGGAGCGCGAGGGGGATGGGGCGAAGGTCGTTCGCGACATTGCGATGCCGCTACGCGCATGGGGTGCGGAATGCGATGACAAGCGTGGTGTCGAGGGGCTTTGCGCAGCGGGCGGTAAATTGATCGCGGCGATCGAAAACCCGTTATCGGGCAAGAACGATGAGCGGTTCGCGGCGATTGCGAGAATCGACGAACAGACGGGCGAAGTGACGGCGTATCGATTGACGCTGACGACCACAACGGGAAAAATCGCGGGGCTCGATTGCCGTGAAAAAGACGGCGCCATCGAGGTGCTTGCGATCGAGCGGCATTTCGAGGTTTCGCGCCTCTTGTCGTTTACAGTGCCGCTCGGTGGCGCGGCGGAGGAAGCACCGCGGACGGCGCGTGTGGTGATGGATTTGTTTCCGTATGCCAATGGGGGCAAACGCAATTTCGAGGGTGTGGTTTGGCTGGACGATCGCCGAGCGATGCTGGTCGTCGACAACAAGTATGGGAGCGTGACGGGGCCAAACGAAATGGTCGAAGTGGATTTGGCGGGGAAGTAG